The following coding sequences lie in one Drosophila sulfurigaster albostrigata strain 15112-1811.04 chromosome 2R, ASM2355843v2, whole genome shotgun sequence genomic window:
- the LOC133836193 gene encoding dedicator of cytokinesis protein 1 isoform X1 — MTVWSDCNAKQSFGIAKCNFDQDTKPHRLNLDVGDALIILKETTHWYYGYKQKAKETRGIFPKSYVHLCEYSIVNGEYCIQRTDIVEEITKVMLEWGGIAKNYFLSTNPNFQKIRRKMNELSINRTALISGNLPLDEMRKVKLQATAQIDTGNRLLGLDMVVRDESGDILDTNAICTTELYENHMNAVQRIEKANRLSSDRDSLRGHNKYSHNILLHVNAFVCKFQEDSDLLFTLFDGETHKPISENYVVKWSRTGIARDVDQFDNIRVLFTDLSRSDLSISKMYLVCYAIRIGTMEVKDSTDSKRTSMSIANSVLTAASRKHSQLSVNSNGSSSSTGEYIMRRPFGVACKDLTPIISKPEDFRGNLDLPFIMCEKDTLDGTLRKLIANKDIGKIESKMAVTFEVLRGDIKQIKEDFPRLVHTNVPVARKMGFPEVILPGDVRNDLYLTICSGEFARIAKTSEKNVEVTVCVANEQGQLVPGVMSIGAGHPPIDEYKSVVYYHDDKPKWQETFKIHVPIEEFKQCHLRFTLKHRSSNEQKDRSEKPFGLAYVRLMQSNGTTIPQGQHVLAVYKIDHKKYDKTVANCYMELPATTAELQGTKPSVGGLSLLPKDQLSICVNLCSTKLTQSVSLLGLLHWSAHKERLEQSLNALSDVPGEEVVKFLQDILDALFNILVENEEPEKYDQLVFMSIIHLIETVSDLKYQHFLTVLDVYINESFSATLAYTKLMDVLMRNIRDAITPCEKSADGIELEESPAVRRLYKTTRYLHYVMKFVIRSRVLYAAMNCNADYVDFATRLQELLKMFVDMIGCPSNLLKSEGALLKNLHTVATDLMEVFDEVHLSISIVEILEKFPKRRLTQSKMGCIKDFVETKLFSSPKCRAILLPVFCKHIKDHLQSNDEGDSKTDIWQQEKNLSKAAKVLGQAKSYLHTRETTANKKIAECINIMNNILKLLYRSDVGPTHNDVRDIMIILLRQVMKAAHALDRDTGVVGQFIAIMLGILQRMDAQHYKYFVNDLHQQGELKDFIIEILLVFEELVSPHQKAVFPRDWMDMIMHQNTVILGALQQLSMVITDYFLCPVFDKQIWSNFFQCSIAFLVQSPLQLNDFNDNKRQIVFARYRDIRKDTAKEIRKMWFQLGKHKPKFVPQLVEPILEMSMIPETELRRETIPIFFDMMQCEYYSSRLELESYGDTKHNNAHHKGNFSEFKTAMIEKLDILIGAGKGDQEYKELFQKIMLEYCAAHNTLNVDGTSFVAMVTKLMDKLLEYRCIIQDESKENRMACTFSLLQFYSEVDLKEMYIRYVYKLCALHMEFENYTEAAFTLKLHTELLRWNDTELSPQLRSYRHSNCRTHRELKEALYFEIMDYFDKGKQWECAIDMCKVLAQQYEEEIYDYIKLAELLKRMAQFFEKILKELRHTSEYFRVCFYGCGFPRLLQNKVYIFRGKEYERLSDFCSRMLVQHPQAELMQTLEAPGEDITHGDGQFIQVNKVEPIMDAAFSKFNEKIISNEIVKYFTSNNVQKFQFSRPFRDSTGGGGMDDVRNLWLERTELITQFPLPGILRWFPVVDAHTFKISPLEHAVEIMKETNKDIRQLVILHQSDESLTINQLTMKLNGIVDPAVMGGFAKYEEAFLTEEYVEQHPDDKELVEELKELIALQIPLLKIAIRLHRQKAPDSLKALHDHLEGCFADMQQHVESRYGRKTCDLKIERDSVIMRRTNSFLPALFDSGNNRLSETSMGSSDSGLSKSTFLPRPPTNSIKSTLASLSFNTNTKGTKHKDKTPAKRRSMKQPRDALSLPVTNSQWYTPPLTTITSTPEKEINTSINSLASASNTSLSGPKTPDPRVLTEELTPKRPLRSEKEKERRLSRPASIATPTASIKTFADTRSLSESSNRNSVETTDSTSEEDIRPPPLPAKTRDSTDFSSLSHSLDWNPSNYTMLNVLSSNTSTTSSSISTTTLTKTSITNTTYEYLEATNFSVQTPDANKPRPPTPPPKPSRHSKHIP, encoded by the exons ccaaatgcaattttgatcAGGACACGAAGCCACATCGCCTCAACTTGGATGTCGGCGACGCTCTCATCATACTCAAAGAGACCACACATTGGTACTACGGCTACAAACAAAA GGCGAAGGAAACACGCGGCATCTTTCCCAAGAGCTATGTGCATCTGTGTGAATACAGCATTGTGAATGGGGAGTATTGCATACAGCGAACCGATATCGTCGAGGAGATCACAAAAGTGATGCTCGAGTGGGGCGgaattgccaaaaattacTTTCTG AGCACAAATCCAAACTTTCAGAAGATACGACGCAAGATGAATGAGCTGAGCATCAATCGAACAGCGTTGATCTCGGGAAATCTTCCGCTCGACGAGATGCGCAAGGTGAAGCTGCAGGCGACGGCACAAATTGACACCGGCAATCGGTTGCTCGGTCTCGATATGGTTGTGAGGGACGAAAGTGGCGATATACTGGACACAAATGCCATCTGCACTACGGAGTTGTATGAGAATCACATGAATGCAGTGCAACGCATTGAGAAGGCAAAT CGTCTGTCAAGTGATCGCGACTCGCTGCGTGGCCACAACAAATACTCGCACAACATACTGCTGCATGTGAATGCGTTTGTGTGCAAGTTCCAAGAGGATTCGGACCTGCTCTTCACGCTCTTCGATGGCGAGACACACAAACCCATCAGCGAGAACTATGTGGTGAAATGGTCACGCACCGGCATCGCCCGTGATGTTGATCAGTTCGATAATATTCGCGTGCTGTTCACCGATCTCAGCCGCAGTGATCTGAGCATCTCGAAGATGTATCTGGTGTGCTATGCCATACGCATTGGCACCATGGAGGTGAAGGATTCGACAGACTCTAAGCGCACCAGCATGAGTATTGCCAACAGTGTGCTGACAGCTGCCAGTCGCAAGCATTCGCAGTTGTCTGTGAACTCGAATGGCTCCTCAAGCAGCACTGGAGAGTACATTATGCGACGTCCTTTTGGGGTGGCCTGCAAGGATCTGACGCCCATCATCAGCAAGCCGGAGGACTTTCGCGGCAACCTCGACTTGCCGTTCATTATGTGCGAAAAGGACACTTTGGATGGCACGCTGCGCAAGCTGATTGCCAACAAGGATATTGGCAAAATTGAATCAAAGATGGCAGTCACCTTTGAAGTGCTGCGTGGCGACATTAAACAGATCAAGGAGGACTTTCCACGGCTGGTGCACACCAATGTGCCCGTGGCACGCAAGATGGGCTTCCCCGAAGTCATCTTGCCCGGCGATGTGCGCAACGATCTCTATTTAACTATATGCAGCGGCGAGTTTGCACGCATTGCCAAGACATCGGAGAAGAATGTCGAGGTCACAGTCTGCGTGGCCAACGAGCAGGGTCAACTGGTGCCTGGCGTGATGAGCATTGGCGCCGGGCATCCGCCCATCGATGAGTACAAATCGGTAGTTTACTATCACGACGACAAGCCCAAGTGGCAGGAGACGTTTAAGATTCATGTACCCATCGAGGAGTTCAAGCAATGCCATCTGCGCTTTACGCTCAAGcatcgcagcagcaacgagcAAAAGGATCGCTCCGAGAAGCCTTTTGGCCTCGCCTATGTGCGTCTTATGCAGTCGAATGGCACTACAATACCCCAGGGACAGCATGTGCTCGCCGTCTATAAGATTGATCACAAGAAATACGACAAAACCGTGGCCAATTGCTACATGGAACTGCCGGCGACAACAGCTGAGCTGCAGGGCACCAAACCATCGGTTGGCGGACTGAGTCTGCTGCCCAAGGATCAGCTCAGCATCTGCGTCAATCTGTGCAGCACAAAGCTGACACAGAGCG TGAGTCTGCTGGGTTTGCTTCATTGGTCGGCGCACAAGGAGCGGCTGGAGCAGTCTCTGAATGCCTTGTCGGATGTGCCAGGCGAGGAGGTGGTCAAATTTCTGCAGGACATACTCGATGCTCTGTTCAACATACTCGTGGAGAATGAAGAGCCCGAGAAATACGATCAGCTGGTCTTCATGAGCATCATTCATCTGATTGAAACGGTGTCCGATCTGAAGTATCAACACTTTCTCACCGTGCTCGATGTCTACATTAACGAAAGCTTCTCCGCTACCTTGGCTTACAC TAAACTTATGGATGTGCTGATGCGGAATATACGAGATGCTATTACGCCGTGCGAAAAGTCTGCCGATGGCATTGAACTAGAGGAAAGTCCCGCTGTGCGCCGCCTCTACAAGACAACACGTTATTTGCACTACGTGATGAAGTTTGTTATCCGATCTCGCGTGTTATATGCGGCCATGAATTGCAATGCGGATTACGTGGACTTTGCTACGCGTTTGCAGGAGCTGCTCAAAATGTTCGTCGACATGATTGGATGTCCCAGCAATCTGCTAAAGTCCGAAGGTGCCTTGCTCAAGAATCTGCACACCGTGGCCACGGATTTGATGGAGGTTTTCGATGAAGTGCATCTCAG CATTTCGATTGTGGAGATACTGGAAAAGTTCCCGAAACGTCGTCTGACGCAATCAAAGATGGGCTGCATCAAGGACTTTGTGGAGACGAAGCTGTTCAGCTCTCCGAAATGCCGTGCCATATTGTTGCCGGTATTCTGCAAGCACATCAAGGATCATCTTCAGAGCAACGATGAG GGCGACTCGAAAACCGATATCTGGCAGCAAGAAAAGAATCTTTCGAAAGCCGCCAAAGTGCTCGGACAAGCAAAATCCTACCTGCACACACGTGAAACGACCGCCAATAAAAAg ATTGCCGAGTGCATCAACATTATGAACAACATCCTCAAGCTGCTCTATCGCTCCGATGTGGGACCCACGCACAACGATGTGCGAGACATTATGATCATCCTGCTGCGGCAGGTGATGAAGGCGGCGCATGCTCTAGATCGGGATACAGGCGTCGTGGGTCAGTTTATAGCCATCATGCTGGGCATATTGCAGCGCATGGATGCCCAGCACTACAAATACTTCGTCAACGATCTGCATCAGCAGGGCGAGCTCAAGGACTTTATTATCGAAATCCTCTTGGTGTTTGAGGAGCTCGTTTCACCGCATCAGAAGGCTGTGTTTCCACGCGACTGGATGGACATGATCATGCATCAGAATACCGTTATACTGGGTGCACTGCAGCAGCTGAGCATGGTCATCACTGACTACTTCCTCTGTCCGGTGTTTGACAAACAGATCTGGTCGAATTTCTTCCAGTGCTCGATTGCTTTCCTGGTGCAATCGCCGCTGCAGTTGAACGACTTCAATGACAACAAGCGGCAGATAGTGTTTGCTCGCTATCGGGATATACGCAAGGACACCGCCAAGGAAATACGCAAGATGTGGTTCCAGCTGGGCAAGCACAAGCCCAAGTTTGTGCCTCAGTTGGTGGAGCCCATACTGGAAATGAGCATGATACCCGAAACGGAGTTAAGACGTGAAACGATTCCCATCTTCTTTGACATGATGCAGTGCGAGTATTATAGCTCCCGGCTGGAGCTGGAGAGCTATGGCGACACCAAGCACAATAACGCCCATCACAAGGGCAACTTTAGCGAGTTTAAGACGGCCATGATCGAGAAGCTGGACATACTCATTGGAGCAG GCAAAGGTGATCAGGAGTACAAAGAGTTGTTCCAGAAGATCATGCTGGAGTATTGCGCCGCACACAATACGCTTAATGTGGATGGCACTAGCTTTGTGGCCATGGTGACGAAGCTGATGGACAAACTGCTCGAGTATCGCTGCATCATTCAGGATGAGAGCAAGGAGAATCGCATGGCCTGCACTTTCTCGCTGCTGCAGTTCTACTCCGAGGTGGATCTCAAGGAAATGTACATACGCTACGTCTACAAACTGTGCGCTCTGCACATGGAATTCGAGAACTACACAGAGGCAGCATTCACGCTCAAGCTGCACACGGAATTGTTGCGATGGAATGATACGGAATTGTCGCCACAGTTGCGCAGTTATCGTCACAGCAACTGTCGCACGCACCGGGAGCTGAAGGAGGCGCTCTACTTTGAGATCATGGACTACTTTGACAAGGGCAAGCAATGGGAATGTGCCATCGATATGTGCAAGGTGCTCGCCCAGCAGTACGAAGAGGAGATCTATGACTACATTAAGCTGGCAGAGTTGTTGAAGCGCATGGCGCAGTTCTTTGAAAAGATCCTCAAGGAGTTGCGACACACTTCCGAATACTTTAGAGTCTGTTTCTATGGCTGCGGATTTCCACGCCTGCTGCAGAACAAAGTCTACATTTTCCGCGGTAAGGAATACGAGCGTCTCAGCGACTTTTGCTCCCGCATGCTGGTGCAGCATCCGCAGGCGGAGCTCATGCAAACGCTGGAGGCACCAGGCGAGGATATAACGCATGGCGATGGGCAGTTCATACAAGTCAACAAGGTAGAGCCCATCATGGATGCCGCATTCTCTAAATTCAACGAGAAGATCATCTCGAACGAGATCGTCAAGTACTTCACTTCGAACAATGTGCAAAAGTTTCAATTCTCGCGACCATTCCGCGACAGCACCGGTGGCGGTGGCATGGATGATGTGAGAAACCTTTGGTTGGAGCGCACCGAGCTCATCACGCAGTTCCCACTGCCGGGCATCTTGCGCTGGTTCCCCGTTGTGGATGCGCATACTTTCAAGATATCGCCACTCGAGCATGCTGTGGAGATCATGAAGGAGACCAACAAGGACATTCGACAGCTGGTCATATTGCATCAGAGCGACGAGAGTCTGACCATTAATCAGCTGACCATGAAACTTAATGGCATTGTCGATCCCGCTGTTATGGGCGGCTTTGCTAAGTACGAGGAAGCTTTTCTCACCGAGGAGTATGTGGAGCAGCATCCCGATGACAAGGAACTGGTCGAGGAGCTCAAGGAATTGATTGCTTTGCAGATACCACTGCTGAAAATTG CAATTCGCCTGCATAGACAGAAAGCGCCTGATAGCTTGAAGGCACTGCACGATCATTTGGAAGGCTGCTTTGCAGACATGCAACAGCACGTGGAGTCACGCTACGGTCGCAAGACCTGTGACTTGAAGATTGAACGCGATTCGGTGATCATGCGACGCACAAACTCCTTTTTGCCGGCGCTCTTCGACAGCGGCAACAATCGACTGTCGGAGACCAGCATGGGATCCTCCGA CAGCGGTCTGTCGAAGTCCACGTTTCTACCGCGTCCGCCTACAAACTCCATCAAGTCCACGTTGGCGAGCTTAAGCTTCAATACCAA CACCAAAGGCACCAAGCACAAGGACAAAACGCCCGCTAAGCGACGTTCCATGAAGCAG cCTCGCGACGCCTTGAGTTTGCCTGTGACTAACAGCCAATGGTACACGCCTCCTTTGACCACCATCACCTCGACTCCAGAGAAGGAAATTAATACCTCCATCAATTCGCTGGCCAGTGCTTCGAACACCTCATTGAGTGGACCTAAAACACCCGATCCGCGTGTGCTAACCGAGGAG CTGACACCCAAGCGGCCGCTGCGTTCGGAGAAGGAAAAAGAACGCCGTTTATCGAGGCCAGCGAgcattgccacgcccacggCCAGCATCAAGACATTTGCGGACACGCGCTCCCTCTCCGAGAGCAGCAATCGCAACTCAGTTG AAACGACCGATTCTACTTCAGAGGAGGACATTCGACCACCGCCGTTGCCTGCCAAGACACGCGACTCGACGGACTTTAGCAGCCTGTCGCATAGTTTGGACTGGAATCCAAGTAACTACACAATGTTGAATGTGCTGAGCAGCAATACGAGCacgaccagcagcagcatcagcaccaCAACGCTGACAAAGACCAGTATTACAAACACCACGTACGAGTATTTGGAGGCCACGAACTTTAGCGTGCAGACACCAGATGCCAACAAACCGCGTCCGCCAACGCCGCCGCCGAAGCCATCGCGGCACAGCAAACACATTCCATGA